One genomic window of Gossypium hirsutum isolate 1008001.06 chromosome D11, Gossypium_hirsutum_v2.1, whole genome shotgun sequence includes the following:
- the LOC121223041 gene encoding uncharacterized protein At2g29880-like — protein MLEKALPNAMLKARPNIESRVRVLKRDWSIVYHMLNGQNNNGFGWDEHRQLVVAEDAVWNSYLNSHKEADQFRHCSFPYYNQLTAIYARDRATGKDAETAADVIEEINVQDVPTTDINEERNDFYDCEADVSLDYMDVSATEPQPDRNQGGSTYSKKKKKRILMQVIIFLLHFMVLPLYWRKT, from the exons atgttagaaaaagctTTACccaatgcaatgttgaaggctaGACCTAATATTGAATCGAGGGTTAGGGTTCTGAAAAGGGATTGGTCAATCGTGTAtcacatgcttaatggccaaaacaacaacggttttggttgggatgagcataggcagctcgttgttgctgaagatgcggtttggaactcttatttaaat agtcataaagaagccgATCAATTCAGACATTGTAgtttcccttactacaaccaacttactgccatctacgcaagagatcgagcgaCTGGGAAAGATGCTGAAACAGCCGCTGATgttattgaagaaataaatgttCAGGATGTACCTACTACAGATATTAATGAAGAAAGAAATGatttctatgactgcgaagctgatgTCTCTTTGGATTACATGGATGTTTCTGCTACGGAACCACAACCAGATAGAAACCAAGGGGGTTCCACAtattcaaagaagaaaaaaaaaagaattctgaTGCAAGTGATcatatttcttcttcatttcatggtgctgccactttattggcgGAAAACATGA